The following coding sequences lie in one Bicyclus anynana chromosome 21, ilBicAnyn1.1, whole genome shotgun sequence genomic window:
- the LOC112043532 gene encoding DNA repair protein XRCC3 has translation MLKNINKMDALKNILPTRLYEITEKAGITSKQIIFLSIWDIKKLTNLKNEDVVLLKNIVTQYFCPMSITADKLEKTEKKLKTGCTAIDNILNGGFRIGTVTEIYGESGVGKTQLVMQIAANCSGEGCVFICTEDLFPVKRYNQIKQNIYRSNAECNMFIEHLTEAQELISCIRVRLPKLLNTNKVSAVILDSIAAPFRCEYTNYVQRAEELKELGMLLYKLAQEYNIAVICVNQVTSTFDNSDNVLPSLGLVWSNMVCCKLKICKTNDIRYTKGIEHNVTIRELKVVHAPDLPTASVKFIVTANGVESI, from the coding sequence atgctaaagaatataaataaaatggatgctttgaaaaatatattaccaaCTAGGTTGTATGAGATCACCGAAAAAGCAGGAATTAcatcaaaacaaataatattccTTTCTATTTgggatattaaaaaattaactaatttaaaaaatgaagaTGTGGTGTTGCTGAAAAACATTGTGACTCAGTATTTTTGCCCAATGAGCATTACAGCTGATAAACTGgagaaaactgaaaaaaaactCAAGACTGGTTGCACAGCTATTGATAACATATTGAATGGAGGTTTCAGAATAGGTACAGTGACAGAAATATATGGTGAGAGTGGTGTTGGAAAAACTCAGTTGGTAATGCAAATAGCAGCTAACTGCAGTGGCGAAGGCTGTGTGTTTATATGTACAGAAGATTTATTTCCAGTTAAGCGAtacaatcaaataaaacaaaatatttataggagTAATGCAGAGTGCAACATGTTTATTGAACACCTTACTGAAGCTCAAGAATTGATTTCATGTATCAGGGTACGTTTGCCAAAGTTACTGAACACAAACAAAGTTTCAGCAGTCATTTTAGACTCAATCGCAGCTCCCTTCAGGTGTGAATATACAAATTATGTGCAAAGGGCTGAAGAACTCAAAGAACTGGGAATGCTACTATATAAATTAGCTCAAGAGTATAACATTGCAGTTATATGTGTAAACCAAGTCACTTCTACATTTGATAACTCTGACAATGTGCTACCATCATTAGGTCTGGTATGGTCCAATATGGTAtgctgtaaattaaaaatttgcaaaACAAATGATATAAGGTATACAAAAGGCATTGAACATAATGTAACAATTAGGGAATTGAAAGTTGTACATGCACCTGATTTACCTACAGCTTCAGTGAAATTCATTGTAACAGCCAATGGTGTggaaagtatttaa
- the LOC112043536 gene encoding CCA tRNA nucleotidyltransferase 1, mitochondrial isoform X1 — translation MYKNCEFLKIYFLSATRNFSKIKTLRPKRIKTNIDMETKCREDPALFKLDTPEFKNIFSPEVLDLKKLFDKYNYEIRIAGGAVRDLLLRQQAKDLDFATVATPEQMKEMFTAENVRMINMSGEKHGTITPRINDKENFEVTTLRIDMVTDGRHAEVEFTKDWKLDANRRDLTINSMFLGFDGTVYDYFFGYEDLQNRRVAFVGDADVRIKEDYLRIMRYFRFYGRIAEKANNHDQNTLDVIKANVDGLQNVSGERIWMELKKTLQGNFAGDLLKTMLNVGIGQYIGIPNPVLKELDVLLNRSQHLDLHPMSYLAALLENIDDVTVLHARLKFSSYERDMAYFIVEHRGEKEGARPLLPYEKLVLNTKIKQKDAVDYVREVLKYRGSEKLLQQFNSWDIPRFPINGKILKDHGVPPGKMYGPIINRIKDIWIDNEYKQSTADLVKLLPGIIDEHKQK, via the exons ATGTACAAAAATTGTGAATTTTTGAAGATATATTTCCTTAGCGCAACAAGA aatttcagtaaaataaaaacactgcgcccaaaaagaattaaaacaaatatagaCATGGAGACAAAGTGTCGTGAAGACCCAGCGCTTTTTAAATTGGATACACCAgagttcaaaaatattttcagtccAGAAGTGTTGGATTTAAAGAAGctatttgacaaatataattatgagATTAGAATAGCAGGTGGAGCTGTAAG ggaTCTATTATTACGTCAGCAAGCaaaagatttagattttgccaCTGTAGCCACCCCAGAGCAGATGAAGGAGATGTTCACAGCAGAAAATGTGCGTATGATCAACATGAGCGGGGAGAAGCACGGTACAATCACTCCAAGGATCAATGACAAAGAAAACTTTGAGGTGACAACATTACGGATTGACATGGTCACTGATGGCAGACACGCTGAAGTTGAGTTCACAAAAGATTGGAAACTAGATGCTAATAGAAGAGATCTTACAATAAATTCTATGTTTCTAG GATTTGATGGCACAGTTTATGACTATTTTTTTGGATATGAAGACTTACAAAATAGACGTGTCGCATTTGTTGGAGATGCTGATGTGAGGATTAAGGAagattatttaagaataatgcGTTACTTTAGATTTTATGGAAGGATTGCTGAAAAAGCTAACAATCATGATCAGAACACTTTAGATGTAATCAAAGCTAATGTAGATGGTTTACAAAATGTATctggagagaggatatggatgGAATTGAAAAAGACTCTACAGGGAAATTTTGCTGGTGATTTATTGAAGACAATGTTAAATGTGGGCATTGGACAATACATTG GTATTCCAAACCCtgttttaaaagaattagaCGTGTTACTAAACAGAAGTCAACACTTGGATTTACATCCTATGAGTTACTTGGCAGCTCTACTTGAAAACATAGATGATGTAACTGTTTTACATGCCAGGCTAAAGTTTTCCAGCTATGAACGTGACATGGCATACTTTATTGTAGAACACAGAGGTGAAAAAGAAGGAGCAAGGCCTTTACT ccCTTATGAAAAATTAgtattaaacacaaaaattaaacaaaaagatGCTGTTGATTATGTTCGTGAAGTTCTCAAATATAGGGGTTCTGAAAAATTACTACAACAATTCAACAGTTGGGATATACCACGATTTCCAATAAATGGTAAAATACTGAAGGACCATGGGGTTCCTCCAGGAAAGATGTATGGACCAATCATAAACAGGATTAAGGATATATGGATAGATAATGAGTACAAGCAAAGTACAGCAGATTTAGTGAAACTATTACCTGGTATTATAGATgaacataaacaaaaataa
- the LOC112043533 gene encoding pterin-4-alpha-carbinolamine dehydratase isoform X1, producing MLRMRCLNKVLSLTVIHFHPARAAQNITINATAASTNRVSRSQTTGFASVSTPSTNKRKMADKLNAEERTSLLNPLLESGWKVQSDRDAIIKEFQFKDFNQAFGFMTRVALLAEKMDHHPEWFNVYNKLQVTLSSHDVNGLSKRDIRMAKFMDENFK from the exons ATGTTACGAATGCGATGTTTGAACAAAGTCCTGAGTTTGACAGTGATACACTTTCACCCCGCCAGAGCGGCGCAAAACATTACGATCAATGCCACCGCGGCTAGTACAAATCGCGTCAGTCGAAGTCAAACGACCGGTTTTGCGAGTGTGTCCACGCCTTCAACGAATAAGAGGAAAATG GCTGATAAACTAAATGCAGAAGAGAGAACAAGCTTACTGAATCCTCTCCTAGAGTCTGGGTGGAAAGTTCAAAGTGATAGAGATGCTATCATAAAGGAGTTTCAATTCAAGGACTTCAATCAGGCATTTGGTTTTATGACTAGAGTTGCATTACTCGCTGAGAAAATGGATCACCATCCAGAATGgttcaatgtttataataaattgcag GTAACCCTGTCATCTCATGATGTGAATGGTCTTAGCAAGAGGGATATTAGAATGGCAAAATTCATGGATGAAAACTTCAAGTAA
- the LOC112043536 gene encoding CCA tRNA nucleotidyltransferase 1, mitochondrial isoform X2, with the protein METKCREDPALFKLDTPEFKNIFSPEVLDLKKLFDKYNYEIRIAGGAVRDLLLRQQAKDLDFATVATPEQMKEMFTAENVRMINMSGEKHGTITPRINDKENFEVTTLRIDMVTDGRHAEVEFTKDWKLDANRRDLTINSMFLGFDGTVYDYFFGYEDLQNRRVAFVGDADVRIKEDYLRIMRYFRFYGRIAEKANNHDQNTLDVIKANVDGLQNVSGERIWMELKKTLQGNFAGDLLKTMLNVGIGQYIGIPNPVLKELDVLLNRSQHLDLHPMSYLAALLENIDDVTVLHARLKFSSYERDMAYFIVEHRGEKEGARPLLPYEKLVLNTKIKQKDAVDYVREVLKYRGSEKLLQQFNSWDIPRFPINGKILKDHGVPPGKMYGPIINRIKDIWIDNEYKQSTADLVKLLPGIIDEHKQK; encoded by the exons ATGGAGACAAAGTGTCGTGAAGACCCAGCGCTTTTTAAATTGGATACACCAgagttcaaaaatattttcagtccAGAAGTGTTGGATTTAAAGAAGctatttgacaaatataattatgagATTAGAATAGCAGGTGGAGCTGTAAG ggaTCTATTATTACGTCAGCAAGCaaaagatttagattttgccaCTGTAGCCACCCCAGAGCAGATGAAGGAGATGTTCACAGCAGAAAATGTGCGTATGATCAACATGAGCGGGGAGAAGCACGGTACAATCACTCCAAGGATCAATGACAAAGAAAACTTTGAGGTGACAACATTACGGATTGACATGGTCACTGATGGCAGACACGCTGAAGTTGAGTTCACAAAAGATTGGAAACTAGATGCTAATAGAAGAGATCTTACAATAAATTCTATGTTTCTAG GATTTGATGGCACAGTTTATGACTATTTTTTTGGATATGAAGACTTACAAAATAGACGTGTCGCATTTGTTGGAGATGCTGATGTGAGGATTAAGGAagattatttaagaataatgcGTTACTTTAGATTTTATGGAAGGATTGCTGAAAAAGCTAACAATCATGATCAGAACACTTTAGATGTAATCAAAGCTAATGTAGATGGTTTACAAAATGTATctggagagaggatatggatgGAATTGAAAAAGACTCTACAGGGAAATTTTGCTGGTGATTTATTGAAGACAATGTTAAATGTGGGCATTGGACAATACATTG GTATTCCAAACCCtgttttaaaagaattagaCGTGTTACTAAACAGAAGTCAACACTTGGATTTACATCCTATGAGTTACTTGGCAGCTCTACTTGAAAACATAGATGATGTAACTGTTTTACATGCCAGGCTAAAGTTTTCCAGCTATGAACGTGACATGGCATACTTTATTGTAGAACACAGAGGTGAAAAAGAAGGAGCAAGGCCTTTACT ccCTTATGAAAAATTAgtattaaacacaaaaattaaacaaaaagatGCTGTTGATTATGTTCGTGAAGTTCTCAAATATAGGGGTTCTGAAAAATTACTACAACAATTCAACAGTTGGGATATACCACGATTTCCAATAAATGGTAAAATACTGAAGGACCATGGGGTTCCTCCAGGAAAGATGTATGGACCAATCATAAACAGGATTAAGGATATATGGATAGATAATGAGTACAAGCAAAGTACAGCAGATTTAGTGAAACTATTACCTGGTATTATAGATgaacataaacaaaaataa
- the LOC112043537 gene encoding abscission/NoCut checkpoint regulator isoform X2: MACNTCAKTFSIFRPEKGCPSCGFSYCSKCLKNKVFLKKFNSEVMVCAKCKQLTNSNEPNEPKNVIPPDAYYKRMGITESATGDRTSENAVEDEISDRLKKLKEGKQDNVVNTNSNDAIADRLQKLKGDIPSTSDAELRSRLANIKGVPQVTPTILPKKTEQEQIDDLMRQYMEQGTIDKKYEDEFDGLVSDIEGRLQRLKGAKSSDQDKVNSQQENNDNSEDEEETVKKIVAKVTAEAKLEGNIDSDPVLDELPFCEICNEDAKMRCLGCKYLFCKNCFKEHADSDDGCDKYELYSPPKNFVM; the protein is encoded by the exons ATGGCTTGTAATACTTGCGCCAAAACATTTTCTATCTTTCGTCCTGAG aaAGGTTGTCCTAGCTGTGGATTCAGTTACTGCTCGAAATGTCTAAAGAATAAGGTATTCTTGAAAAAATTCAACTCTGAAGTAATG GTATGCGCCAAATGTAAGCAGTTAACTAACTCAAATGAACCTAATGAACCTAAGAATGTGATACCACCAGATGCATACTACAA aagAATGGGCATTACAGAGAGTGCCACGGGTGATAGAACATCTGAAAATGCAGTAGAAGATGAAATATCTGACAGACTCAAGAAGTTGAAAGAGGGAAAACAGGATAATGTTGTAAATACCAATAGTAATGATGCCATTGCTGATagattacaaaaactaaaaggaGATATACCTTCCACTTCAGATGCAGAACTAAGATCAAGATTGGCTAACATAAAAGGTGTGCCA CAAGTGACACCAACCATATTGCCTAAGAAAACTGAACAAGAGCAAATAGATGACCTTATGAGGCAGTACATGGAACAGGGaactattgataaaaaatatgaagatGAGTTTGATGGTCTGGTTAGTGATATAGAAGGTAGGCTGCAGAGACTTAAAGGTGCAAAAAGTTCTGACCAAGATAAAGTTAATTCTCAAcaagaaaataatgataattctGAAGATGAAGAGGAAACTGTAAAGAAGATTGTTGCAAAG GTCACAGCTGAAGCGAAATTAGAAGGTAATATAGACTCAGATCCTGTGTTGGATGAATTGCCATTTTGTGAAATATGTAATGAAGATGCTAAAATGCGATGCCTTGGATGCAAATATCTCTTTTGCAAAAATTGTTTCAAGGAACACGCAGATAGTGACGATGGCTGTGATAAATATGAACTATATTCGCCTCCAAAGAATTttgttatgtaa
- the LOC112043533 gene encoding pterin-4-alpha-carbinolamine dehydratase isoform X2 encodes MKIAAQNITINATAASTNRVSRSQTTGFASVSTPSTNKRKMADKLNAEERTSLLNPLLESGWKVQSDRDAIIKEFQFKDFNQAFGFMTRVALLAEKMDHHPEWFNVYNKLQVTLSSHDVNGLSKRDIRMAKFMDENFK; translated from the exons atgaaaat AGCGGCGCAAAACATTACGATCAATGCCACCGCGGCTAGTACAAATCGCGTCAGTCGAAGTCAAACGACCGGTTTTGCGAGTGTGTCCACGCCTTCAACGAATAAGAGGAAAATG GCTGATAAACTAAATGCAGAAGAGAGAACAAGCTTACTGAATCCTCTCCTAGAGTCTGGGTGGAAAGTTCAAAGTGATAGAGATGCTATCATAAAGGAGTTTCAATTCAAGGACTTCAATCAGGCATTTGGTTTTATGACTAGAGTTGCATTACTCGCTGAGAAAATGGATCACCATCCAGAATGgttcaatgtttataataaattgcag GTAACCCTGTCATCTCATGATGTGAATGGTCTTAGCAAGAGGGATATTAGAATGGCAAAATTCATGGATGAAAACTTCAAGTAA
- the LOC112043537 gene encoding abscission/NoCut checkpoint regulator isoform X1 — protein sequence MACNTCAKTFSIFRPEKGCPSCGFSYCSKCLKNKVFLKKFNSEVMVCAKCKQLTNSNEPNEPKNVIPPDAYYKRMGITESATGDRTSENAVEDEISDRLKKLKEGKQDNVVNTNSNDAIADRLQKLKGDIPSTSDAELRSRLANIKGVPVSALETKQVTPTILPKKTEQEQIDDLMRQYMEQGTIDKKYEDEFDGLVSDIEGRLQRLKGAKSSDQDKVNSQQENNDNSEDEEETVKKIVAKVTAEAKLEGNIDSDPVLDELPFCEICNEDAKMRCLGCKYLFCKNCFKEHADSDDGCDKYELYSPPKNFVM from the exons ATGGCTTGTAATACTTGCGCCAAAACATTTTCTATCTTTCGTCCTGAG aaAGGTTGTCCTAGCTGTGGATTCAGTTACTGCTCGAAATGTCTAAAGAATAAGGTATTCTTGAAAAAATTCAACTCTGAAGTAATG GTATGCGCCAAATGTAAGCAGTTAACTAACTCAAATGAACCTAATGAACCTAAGAATGTGATACCACCAGATGCATACTACAA aagAATGGGCATTACAGAGAGTGCCACGGGTGATAGAACATCTGAAAATGCAGTAGAAGATGAAATATCTGACAGACTCAAGAAGTTGAAAGAGGGAAAACAGGATAATGTTGTAAATACCAATAGTAATGATGCCATTGCTGATagattacaaaaactaaaaggaGATATACCTTCCACTTCAGATGCAGAACTAAGATCAAGATTGGCTAACATAAAAGGTGTGCCAGTAAGTGCTCTTGAAACCAag CAAGTGACACCAACCATATTGCCTAAGAAAACTGAACAAGAGCAAATAGATGACCTTATGAGGCAGTACATGGAACAGGGaactattgataaaaaatatgaagatGAGTTTGATGGTCTGGTTAGTGATATAGAAGGTAGGCTGCAGAGACTTAAAGGTGCAAAAAGTTCTGACCAAGATAAAGTTAATTCTCAAcaagaaaataatgataattctGAAGATGAAGAGGAAACTGTAAAGAAGATTGTTGCAAAG GTCACAGCTGAAGCGAAATTAGAAGGTAATATAGACTCAGATCCTGTGTTGGATGAATTGCCATTTTGTGAAATATGTAATGAAGATGCTAAAATGCGATGCCTTGGATGCAAATATCTCTTTTGCAAAAATTGTTTCAAGGAACACGCAGATAGTGACGATGGCTGTGATAAATATGAACTATATTCGCCTCCAAAGAATTttgttatgtaa
- the LOC112043536 gene encoding CCA tRNA nucleotidyltransferase 1, mitochondrial isoform X3 produces MARPTILQYSLAGLGDLLLRQQAKDLDFATVATPEQMKEMFTAENVRMINMSGEKHGTITPRINDKENFEVTTLRIDMVTDGRHAEVEFTKDWKLDANRRDLTINSMFLGFDGTVYDYFFGYEDLQNRRVAFVGDADVRIKEDYLRIMRYFRFYGRIAEKANNHDQNTLDVIKANVDGLQNVSGERIWMELKKTLQGNFAGDLLKTMLNVGIGQYIGIPNPVLKELDVLLNRSQHLDLHPMSYLAALLENIDDVTVLHARLKFSSYERDMAYFIVEHRGEKEGARPLLPYEKLVLNTKIKQKDAVDYVREVLKYRGSEKLLQQFNSWDIPRFPINGKILKDHGVPPGKMYGPIINRIKDIWIDNEYKQSTADLVKLLPGIIDEHKQK; encoded by the exons atggcCAGACCTACCATTCTCCAATACAGTTTGGCAGGCTTAgg ggaTCTATTATTACGTCAGCAAGCaaaagatttagattttgccaCTGTAGCCACCCCAGAGCAGATGAAGGAGATGTTCACAGCAGAAAATGTGCGTATGATCAACATGAGCGGGGAGAAGCACGGTACAATCACTCCAAGGATCAATGACAAAGAAAACTTTGAGGTGACAACATTACGGATTGACATGGTCACTGATGGCAGACACGCTGAAGTTGAGTTCACAAAAGATTGGAAACTAGATGCTAATAGAAGAGATCTTACAATAAATTCTATGTTTCTAG GATTTGATGGCACAGTTTATGACTATTTTTTTGGATATGAAGACTTACAAAATAGACGTGTCGCATTTGTTGGAGATGCTGATGTGAGGATTAAGGAagattatttaagaataatgcGTTACTTTAGATTTTATGGAAGGATTGCTGAAAAAGCTAACAATCATGATCAGAACACTTTAGATGTAATCAAAGCTAATGTAGATGGTTTACAAAATGTATctggagagaggatatggatgGAATTGAAAAAGACTCTACAGGGAAATTTTGCTGGTGATTTATTGAAGACAATGTTAAATGTGGGCATTGGACAATACATTG GTATTCCAAACCCtgttttaaaagaattagaCGTGTTACTAAACAGAAGTCAACACTTGGATTTACATCCTATGAGTTACTTGGCAGCTCTACTTGAAAACATAGATGATGTAACTGTTTTACATGCCAGGCTAAAGTTTTCCAGCTATGAACGTGACATGGCATACTTTATTGTAGAACACAGAGGTGAAAAAGAAGGAGCAAGGCCTTTACT ccCTTATGAAAAATTAgtattaaacacaaaaattaaacaaaaagatGCTGTTGATTATGTTCGTGAAGTTCTCAAATATAGGGGTTCTGAAAAATTACTACAACAATTCAACAGTTGGGATATACCACGATTTCCAATAAATGGTAAAATACTGAAGGACCATGGGGTTCCTCCAGGAAAGATGTATGGACCAATCATAAACAGGATTAAGGATATATGGATAGATAATGAGTACAAGCAAAGTACAGCAGATTTAGTGAAACTATTACCTGGTATTATAGATgaacataaacaaaaataa
- the LOC112046419 gene encoding signal recognition particle 54 kDa protein: protein MVLADLGRKITTALQSLSRATIINEEVLNSMLKQICAALLEADVNIRLVKNLRENVRAVIDFDEMAGGLNKRRMIQSAVFKELVKLVDPGVKPYQPIKGKPNVIMFVGLQGSGKTTTCTKLAYHYLRKNWKSCLVCADTFRAGAYDQVKQNCTKARIPFYGSYTEVDPVVIASTGVDMFKKEGFEMIIVDTSGRHKQEESLFEEMLAVANAIKPDNIIFVMDATIGQACESQARAFKDKVDIGSVIITKLDGHAKGGGALSAVAATESPIIFIGTGEHIDDLEPFKTKPFINKLLGMGDIEGLLDKVNELKLDDNDELLEKLKHGQFTLRAMYEQFQNIMKMGPFSQIMGMIPGFSQDLMSKGSEQESMAKLKRLMTIMDSMNEGELDHRDGAKLFSKQPTRVTRVAQGAGVTERDVKDLIAQYTKFAAVVKKMGGIKGLFKGGDMAKNVNQTQMAKLNQQMAKMMDPRILQQMGGMSGLHNMMRQLQQGSSGMHSLMGGK, encoded by the exons ATGGTTTTAGCAGATTTGGGTCGAAAAATAACGACTGCGTTGCAGTCGTTAAGTCGTGCTACTATTATAAATGAAGAG GTTTTGAATTCTATGCTAAAGCAAATATGTGCAGCTTTACTTGAGGCTGATGTAAATATACGTTTAGTCAAGAACCTTCGTGAAAATGTACGAGCAGTTATTGATTTCGATGAGATGGCGGGAGGACTCAACAAAAGGAGGATGATACAATCTGCCGTTTTCAAAGAACTTGTTAAG CTTGTAGATCCAGGAGTAAAACCATACCAGCCAATTAAAGGGAAACCCAATGTCATAATGTTTGTGGGACTCCAGGGCTCGGGTAAAACAACAACTTGTACGAAGCTTGCATATCATTATTTGCGCAAAAACTGGAAATCATGTCTTGTGTGTGCTGACACCTTCAGAGCTGGAGCTTATGATCAGGTCAAACAGAACTGTACTAAGGCGAGGATACCGTTTTATGGAAG cTACACAGAAGTTGATCCAGTAGTTATTGCATCGACAGGTGTGGATATGTTCAAAAAAGAGGGATTTGAAATGATCATTGTGGACACCAGTGGTAGACACAAACAGGAAGAGTCCCTCTTTGAAGAGATGTTGGCAGTTGCCAATGCTATT aaaccAGATAACATTATATTTGTGATGGATGCCACAATTGGTCAGGCTTGTGAGTCTCAAGCCAGAGCTTTCAAAGACAAAGTAGACATTGGGTCTGTTATTATTACCAAGTTGGATGGCCATGCAAAAGGAGGTGGTGCATTGTCAGC TGTAGCAGCAACAGAGAGTCCCATAATATTCATTGGTACTGGAGAGCATATTGATGACCTTGAGCCTTTCAAAACTAAACCGTTCATCAACAAACTGCTGGGAATGGGAGACATAGAGGGGCTGCTGGACAAAGTCAACGAGCTGAAGTTGGACGACAATGATGAGCTGCTGGAAAAACTGAAGCATGGACAGTTCACATTGAGAGCTATGTACGAACAGTTCCAAAATATCATGAAAATGGGCCCATTCTCACAAATTATG GGCATGATACCAGGCTTCTCTCAAGATCTAATGTCAAAAGGCAGCGAACAAGAGTCGATGGCAAAACTGAAACGTCTTATGACCATAATGGACTCCATGAATGAAGGTGAACTGGACCATCGCGATGGAGCGAAACTGTTCTCCAAACAACCGACCCGCGTCACCAGAGTGGCCCAAGGAGCTGGTGTAACTGAAAGGGATGTGAAGGATCTTATAGCTCAATACACCAAGTTTGCAGCGGTCGTGAAGAAAATGGGCGGCATCAAGGGTCTATTCAAAGGTGGTGACATGGCTAAGAATGTCAATCAAACTCAAATGGCAAAACTTAACCAGCAAATGGCCAAAATGATGGATCCAAGGATCCTTCAACAGATGGGTGGTATGTCAGGCCTTCACAATATGATGAGGCAGCTGCAGCAAGGGTCAAGTGGAATGCACAGCCTTATGGGTGGAAAATGA